A region of Pseudarthrobacter sp. NIBRBAC000502770 DNA encodes the following proteins:
- a CDS encoding MerR family transcriptional regulator: MAQPERRGPQVLNIGEVLAQLSADFPGMTASKIRFLEEKGLINPRRTPAGYRQYSDGDVERLRFVLALQRDQYLPLKVIKDYLDAIDRGERPENLPPGVVVSPRIVSDELAAELQNRGRKLSEEQLRAESGASVPLLQSLLSFGLISHSNGQFDEHALQVARACVQLESHGLEPRHLRPFQAAAEREFGLVERAVAPLASRKDSASQARAAEAAREISDLCLTLHRALVQDHISRMDI; this comes from the coding sequence ATGGCACAACCGGAACGCCGGGGCCCCCAGGTCCTGAACATTGGTGAGGTCCTCGCCCAGTTGAGCGCCGACTTCCCCGGCATGACCGCGTCGAAGATCAGGTTCCTTGAGGAAAAGGGACTGATCAACCCCCGCCGCACCCCTGCGGGCTACCGTCAGTACTCCGACGGCGATGTGGAGCGGCTGCGCTTCGTGCTGGCCCTGCAGCGGGACCAGTACCTGCCCCTGAAGGTCATCAAGGACTACCTTGACGCCATCGACAGGGGCGAGCGGCCGGAGAACCTCCCGCCCGGCGTCGTGGTTTCCCCCCGCATTGTTTCCGATGAACTGGCTGCCGAACTCCAGAACCGGGGCCGCAAACTGAGCGAGGAGCAGCTTCGCGCCGAGTCCGGTGCCAGCGTCCCCCTGCTGCAGTCGCTCCTGAGCTTCGGCCTCATCAGCCACAGCAACGGCCAGTTCGACGAGCATGCCCTGCAGGTTGCCCGCGCCTGCGTCCAGCTGGAAAGCCACGGACTGGAACCCCGTCACCTCAGGCCCTTCCAGGCGGCAGCCGAACGGGAATTCGGCCTGGTGGAGCGTGCTGTCGCACCCCTCGCCTCCCGCAAGGACTCGGCATCACAGGCACGCGCGGCTGAGGCGGCGCGCGAGATCAGCGATCTTTGCCTCACCTTGCACCGGGCCCTGGTGCAGGACCATATCTCACGCATGGACATCTGA
- a CDS encoding bifunctional nuclease family protein — MIEVEIVGVRIELPSNQPLVLLKEMHGERHVPIWIGTPEASAIALAQQGVVPPRPMTHDLLVDVVESLGHSVVSVNIVAVEDNIFYGQLQFENGTTVSSRASDALAVALRAKCRIWCADSVMDEAGVRITEHDEGEDAEPGPTVDEERELRRFREFLDDVEPEDFDG; from the coding sequence ATGATCGAAGTCGAGATTGTTGGCGTTCGCATTGAACTGCCTTCCAACCAGCCCCTTGTCCTGCTCAAGGAGATGCACGGCGAACGCCACGTCCCGATCTGGATTGGCACGCCGGAAGCCAGTGCCATCGCCCTGGCCCAGCAGGGCGTGGTGCCGCCGAGGCCCATGACCCACGACCTCCTCGTGGACGTCGTGGAGTCGCTGGGCCACTCCGTGGTCAGCGTCAACATCGTCGCCGTGGAGGACAACATCTTCTATGGCCAGCTGCAGTTTGAAAATGGCACCACGGTGAGTTCCCGCGCCTCGGATGCGCTGGCGGTTGCCTTGCGGGCCAAGTGCCGGATCTGGTGCGCCGATTCCGTGATGGACGAGGCCGGGGTGCGCATTACGGAGCACGATGAGGGCGAAGACGCCGAGCCGGGTCCCACCGTCGATGAGGAGCGTGAACTGCGGCGCTTCCGGGAATTCCTGGATGACGTCGAACCCGAGGATTTCGACGGCTAA
- a CDS encoding Fpg/Nei family DNA glycosylase: protein MPELPEVAGLAGFLDEQLRGCVVTKLQVVSFAVLKTADPPFDALEGRTVSGVRRFGKFISIDTGGISLVFHLARAGWVRFTDSPADSQLRMGKGLIAVRCAFSGPNGPRGLDLTEAGTKKSLAVYVVRDPQEVPGIASLGPDPFTEAFDADMLAEILGGSSQQIKGLLRSQSVIAGIGNAYSDEILHAARISPFAIAKSLDRESVQVLYEAIHSVLGEALKEAAGKPPKDLKDVKRSHMRVHARAGQPCPVCGDTVREVSFADTALQYCPTCQTKGKILADRRTSKFLK, encoded by the coding sequence ATGCCGGAACTGCCTGAAGTCGCCGGCCTCGCCGGGTTCCTTGACGAACAGCTGCGGGGCTGCGTGGTCACCAAACTGCAGGTCGTCTCCTTCGCCGTGCTCAAGACGGCGGATCCGCCCTTCGACGCCCTTGAAGGGCGCACGGTCTCCGGCGTCCGGCGCTTTGGGAAGTTCATCAGCATCGATACCGGCGGCATTTCCCTGGTGTTCCACCTGGCGCGCGCGGGCTGGGTGCGCTTCACCGACTCCCCCGCCGACAGCCAGCTCCGAATGGGCAAGGGCCTCATCGCAGTCCGGTGCGCGTTCTCAGGGCCCAACGGACCGCGCGGCCTGGATCTGACGGAGGCGGGGACCAAGAAGAGCCTGGCCGTCTACGTGGTGCGTGATCCGCAGGAGGTACCGGGTATCGCCTCGCTGGGTCCCGATCCTTTTACGGAAGCGTTCGACGCCGACATGCTGGCAGAGATCCTGGGCGGCAGTTCCCAGCAGATCAAGGGACTCCTGCGCAGCCAGAGCGTGATTGCGGGAATTGGCAACGCCTACAGCGACGAGATCCTTCACGCCGCCCGGATCTCACCGTTCGCCATCGCGAAGTCACTCGACCGGGAGAGCGTGCAGGTGCTGTACGAAGCCATCCACAGCGTCCTGGGCGAAGCCCTCAAGGAGGCTGCGGGCAAGCCGCCCAAGGATCTCAAGGACGTCAAACGAAGCCACATGCGGGTGCACGCCAGGGCCGGCCAGCCCTGCCCCGTGTGCGGCGACACTGTCCGGGAGGTGTCGTTCGCGGACACCGCACTGCAGTACTGCCCCACCTGCCAGACCAAGGGGAAGATCCTGGCTGACCGGAGGACGTCGAAGTTCCTGAAGTAG
- a CDS encoding FHA domain-containing protein: protein MAGHRHNPADGDYGTGAARASETTSIHLTPVTDEPTITPRLSSDERNSVEALPAGSALLVAHSGPNAGARFLLDSDVTTAGRHPDADIFLDDVTVSRRHVEFRRTARSFEVVDKNSLNGTYVNHDRVDSVELKSGSEVQIGKFRLTFYLSPATAAGRS from the coding sequence ATGGCTGGCCACAGACACAACCCTGCCGATGGGGATTACGGCACGGGTGCGGCTAGGGCGTCGGAGACCACCTCGATCCACCTCACCCCCGTCACTGACGAACCCACCATCACCCCGAGGCTCTCCTCCGACGAGCGCAACTCGGTGGAGGCCCTGCCTGCCGGCTCGGCGCTGCTGGTGGCCCACAGCGGCCCCAACGCCGGTGCCCGGTTCCTGCTGGATTCGGATGTCACTACTGCGGGCCGCCACCCGGATGCGGACATCTTCCTGGATGACGTCACGGTATCGCGGCGCCACGTGGAGTTCCGGCGCACCGCCCGCAGCTTCGAAGTGGTGGACAAGAACAGCCTCAATGGCACCTACGTCAACCACGACCGCGTGGACAGCGTGGAACTGAAGTCCGGCAGCGAAGTCCAGATCGGCAAGTTCCGCCTCACCTTCTATCTGAGCCCTGCCACGGCTGCAGGCCGCAGCTGA
- a CDS encoding AAA family ATPase, giving the protein MAASRKPLDDLRETLGHLADQLKLPGSERVDDLVGDLMGARPGPARPLSELQAELDALVGLETVKEQVRALVALLQVQARRKAHGLPEVATSQHLVFLGNPGTGKTTVARLLAEMYRAVGLLQKGHLVEVDRSGLVGQYVGQTAIKTDRVIRRALDGVLFIDEAYALAPEDGRMDFGPEAIEVLLKRMEDHRHRLVVIVAGYPRLMESFLLSNPGLRSRFAREITFPDYSVEALQTIFHQMLAQHEYMLEPGADQMLRRIFTGLHAGEDSGNARFARTLFEQALNRQALRLSLDEDQSLESLDREAVMTLTAHDIAGAATALGEEPELEAEPVPEPGQSKWWRWLA; this is encoded by the coding sequence ATGGCTGCCAGCCGCAAACCGCTCGACGACCTGCGTGAAACGCTCGGCCACCTGGCCGATCAGCTCAAGCTGCCCGGATCGGAGCGCGTGGACGATCTTGTGGGCGACCTCATGGGTGCCAGGCCCGGGCCGGCCCGGCCGCTGTCCGAGCTGCAGGCGGAGCTCGACGCGCTGGTTGGGCTGGAGACTGTGAAGGAACAGGTGCGCGCCCTCGTCGCACTGCTGCAGGTCCAGGCGCGCCGCAAAGCGCACGGCCTGCCGGAGGTGGCCACCTCCCAGCATCTGGTGTTCCTCGGAAACCCGGGCACCGGCAAGACCACCGTGGCGCGGCTCCTGGCCGAGATGTACCGGGCGGTGGGCCTGCTGCAGAAGGGCCACTTGGTGGAGGTGGACCGTTCGGGCCTGGTGGGGCAATACGTCGGGCAGACTGCCATCAAGACCGACCGGGTGATCAGGCGTGCCCTGGACGGCGTCCTGTTCATCGACGAAGCCTACGCGCTGGCCCCGGAAGACGGCAGGATGGACTTCGGCCCCGAGGCGATCGAGGTCCTGCTGAAGCGGATGGAGGACCACCGCCACCGCCTGGTGGTGATCGTTGCCGGCTACCCGCGGCTGATGGAGTCGTTCCTGCTCTCGAACCCCGGGCTGCGCTCCCGCTTCGCCCGCGAGATCACCTTCCCCGACTACTCTGTTGAAGCACTCCAGACGATCTTCCACCAGATGCTGGCCCAGCACGAGTACATGCTGGAGCCGGGGGCGGACCAGATGCTGCGCCGCATCTTTACCGGGCTGCACGCGGGCGAGGACTCCGGCAACGCACGGTTCGCGCGCACGTTGTTTGAGCAGGCCCTGAACCGGCAGGCCCTGCGGCTCTCGCTCGACGAGGACCAAAGCCTCGAGTCGCTTGACCGGGAAGCTGTCATGACCCTTACGGCCCACGACATTGCCGGAGCCGCAACGGCCCTGGGCGAAGAGCCGGAGCTGGAAGCTGAGCCGGTACCGGAACCGGGGCAGTCAAAGTGGTGGCGCTGGCTGGCCTGA
- a CDS encoding pyruvate carboxylase, producing the protein MFSKVLVANRGEIAIRAFRAGYELGAKTVAVFPQEDRNSIHRQKADEAYLIGEEGHPVRAYLDVAEVVRVAKEAGADAIYPGYGFLSENPELARAAKAAGITFVGPPAEVLELAGNKVAALKAAREAGVPVLKSSEPSKDLDELLAAADEIGFPIFAKAVAGGGGRGMRRVDTREALPEALKSAMREADAAFGDPTMFLEQAVLRPRHIEVQILADAEGNVMHLFERDCSIQRRHQKVIEIAPAPNLDDNIRQALYRDAVKFAQALNYVNAGTVEFLVDTEGERAGQHVFIEMNPRIQVEHTVTEEVTDVDLVQAQMRIAAGETLADLGLSQDTVRLRGAALQSRITTEDPANGFRPDVGKITGYRSAGGAGVRLDGGTVYSGAEISPHFDSMLVKLTCRGRDYPAAVARARRALAEFRIRGVSTNIPFLQAVLDDPDFIAGDVATNFIDQRPELLKARVSADRGTKLLTWLADVTVNKPNGDLAVHSDPARKLPDVKDLQAGPGSRQKLLELGPEGFAKALREQNAVAVTDTTFRDAHQSLLATRVRTRDLVAAGPAVTALMPQLLSVEAWGGATYDVALRFLGEDPWDRLAALRKAMPNVCIQMLLRGRNTVGYTPYPEEVTEAFVNEAAATGIDIFRIFDALNDVSQMAPAIRAVRATGTAVAEVALCYTGDMLDPEEKLYTLDYYLGLAQKIVDAGAHILAIKDMAGLLRPAAAAKLVAALRERFDLPVHLHTHDTAGGQLATLLSAVDAGVDAVDVASASLAGTTSQVSASALVAALAHTPRDTGLSLDAVSSLEPYWEAVRRVYAPFESGLPGPTGRVYKHEIPGGQLSNLRQQAMALGLGEQFEAIEDMYTAADRILGHLVKVTPSSKVVGDLALHLVGLNADPADFEANPQNYDIPDSVIGFLSGELGDPPGGWPEPFRTKALQGRSVKVRDVELSAEDSAALKSDSKTRQHTLNRLLFEGPTKDYLKSVETYGNISVLDTRDYLYGLQRGTEHEIQLERGVRLIASLEAVSEPDEKGMRTVMCTLNGQSRPVVVRDRSVVSNVKAAEKADPAQPGQVAAPFAGAVTVTVKPGETVKAGDTVATIEAMKMEASITTPVAGKVSRLAISAVEQVQGGDLLLVIEQ; encoded by the coding sequence ATGTTTTCCAAAGTTCTGGTGGCCAACCGCGGCGAGATCGCGATCAGGGCCTTCCGCGCCGGCTATGAGCTGGGCGCAAAGACCGTTGCCGTTTTTCCCCAGGAGGACCGTAACTCGATCCATCGGCAGAAGGCGGACGAAGCCTACTTGATTGGCGAGGAAGGTCACCCCGTCCGGGCATACCTGGACGTGGCCGAGGTGGTGCGGGTCGCGAAAGAGGCCGGCGCAGACGCCATCTACCCGGGCTACGGTTTCCTCTCGGAAAACCCGGAGCTGGCACGTGCGGCGAAGGCGGCCGGTATCACTTTCGTGGGTCCGCCCGCCGAGGTGCTGGAGCTTGCCGGCAACAAGGTGGCGGCGCTGAAGGCCGCCCGCGAGGCAGGCGTGCCGGTCCTTAAGTCCAGCGAGCCGTCCAAGGACCTGGACGAACTCCTGGCTGCGGCCGATGAGATCGGGTTCCCCATTTTCGCCAAGGCCGTTGCCGGCGGCGGTGGCCGCGGCATGCGCCGCGTTGATACCCGCGAGGCACTCCCCGAAGCGCTGAAGTCGGCCATGCGCGAAGCCGATGCTGCCTTCGGCGATCCCACCATGTTCCTGGAGCAGGCGGTCCTGCGGCCGCGGCACATCGAAGTGCAGATCCTCGCGGACGCAGAGGGCAACGTCATGCACCTCTTTGAGCGTGACTGTTCCATCCAGCGGCGGCACCAGAAGGTCATTGAGATCGCGCCTGCCCCTAACCTGGACGACAACATCCGCCAGGCCCTGTACCGGGACGCGGTGAAATTTGCACAGGCGCTCAATTACGTCAACGCCGGTACCGTCGAGTTCCTGGTTGACACTGAAGGCGAGCGGGCGGGCCAGCACGTCTTCATCGAAATGAACCCGCGTATCCAGGTGGAGCACACGGTCACCGAGGAAGTCACGGACGTGGACCTGGTCCAGGCCCAGATGCGGATCGCCGCCGGCGAGACCCTTGCCGATCTTGGCCTGTCCCAGGACACGGTCCGGCTTCGCGGCGCTGCCCTCCAGAGCCGCATCACCACGGAGGACCCCGCCAACGGGTTCCGCCCCGACGTTGGAAAGATCACCGGTTACCGCTCGGCCGGTGGAGCCGGTGTCCGCCTGGACGGCGGCACGGTCTACTCCGGCGCCGAGATCAGCCCGCACTTCGACTCCATGCTGGTCAAGCTCACCTGCCGCGGCCGGGATTATCCTGCCGCGGTTGCCCGCGCCCGCCGCGCCCTGGCGGAGTTCCGCATCCGCGGCGTCTCCACGAACATCCCCTTCCTCCAGGCCGTCCTTGATGATCCTGACTTCATCGCCGGGGATGTGGCCACCAACTTCATCGACCAGCGTCCGGAACTGCTCAAGGCCCGGGTCTCGGCCGACCGGGGCACCAAGCTCCTGACATGGCTTGCCGACGTCACTGTCAACAAGCCAAACGGCGACCTGGCGGTGCACTCGGACCCCGCCCGAAAGCTGCCCGACGTCAAGGACCTGCAGGCGGGACCCGGTTCACGCCAGAAGCTCCTTGAGCTGGGCCCGGAAGGTTTCGCGAAGGCACTGCGCGAACAGAATGCCGTTGCCGTCACCGACACCACCTTCCGGGACGCGCACCAGTCCCTGCTGGCCACGCGTGTCCGCACCCGCGACCTCGTCGCCGCCGGCCCCGCCGTGACGGCGCTCATGCCGCAGCTGCTGTCCGTCGAGGCCTGGGGCGGCGCCACCTACGACGTCGCGCTGCGCTTCCTGGGCGAGGACCCCTGGGACCGGCTCGCGGCCCTGCGCAAGGCCATGCCGAACGTCTGCATCCAGATGCTGCTGCGCGGCCGCAACACTGTCGGCTACACGCCCTACCCGGAAGAAGTCACCGAAGCCTTCGTCAACGAGGCGGCCGCCACCGGCATCGACATCTTCCGCATCTTTGACGCCCTGAACGATGTCAGCCAGATGGCTCCGGCCATCCGCGCCGTCCGGGCCACCGGCACCGCCGTGGCAGAGGTGGCCCTCTGCTACACCGGCGACATGCTGGACCCGGAAGAGAAGCTGTACACCCTGGATTACTACCTCGGGCTGGCACAGAAGATCGTCGACGCCGGAGCCCACATCCTTGCCATCAAGGACATGGCCGGGCTGCTCCGGCCCGCTGCCGCCGCCAAGCTGGTCGCCGCGCTGCGTGAGCGCTTCGACCTGCCCGTCCACCTGCACACCCACGACACCGCAGGTGGCCAGCTGGCTACGCTCCTGTCCGCTGTCGACGCCGGCGTGGACGCGGTAGACGTGGCCTCCGCATCCCTCGCGGGAACCACCAGCCAGGTGTCGGCGTCGGCCCTTGTTGCTGCCTTGGCCCACACGCCGCGTGACACCGGCCTCAGCCTGGACGCCGTCAGCTCGCTCGAGCCCTACTGGGAAGCGGTCCGCCGCGTCTATGCCCCGTTCGAGTCCGGCCTGCCAGGCCCCACCGGCCGCGTGTACAAGCACGAGATCCCGGGTGGCCAGCTTTCCAACCTGCGCCAGCAGGCCATGGCCCTTGGCTTGGGGGAGCAGTTCGAGGCGATCGAGGACATGTACACCGCAGCGGACCGGATCCTGGGGCACCTGGTGAAGGTCACGCCGTCCTCCAAGGTGGTTGGCGATCTCGCCCTGCACCTGGTGGGCCTCAACGCCGATCCCGCCGACTTCGAAGCGAACCCGCAGAACTACGACATCCCGGACTCCGTCATCGGCTTCCTTTCGGGCGAACTCGGCGACCCTCCCGGGGGCTGGCCGGAGCCGTTCCGCACCAAGGCCCTGCAGGGCAGGAGCGTGAAGGTCCGCGACGTGGAGCTCAGCGCCGAGGACAGCGCAGCGCTCAAGTCCGACTCCAAGACACGGCAGCACACGCTGAACCGGCTGCTCTTCGAGGGCCCCACCAAGGACTACCTCAAGAGCGTGGAGACGTACGGCAACATCTCGGTCCTGGATACCCGTGATTATCTTTACGGGCTGCAGCGCGGCACCGAGCACGAGATCCAGCTGGAGCGTGGCGTGCGCTTGATAGCCTCCCTCGAGGCGGTGTCGGAGCCGGACGAGAAGGGCATGCGCACCGTCATGTGCACCCTCAACGGCCAGTCCCGCCCCGTGGTGGTCCGCGACCGTTCCGTGGTCAGCAACGTCAAGGCCGCCGAGAAAGCCGATCCCGCCCAGCCGGGCCAGGTGGCCGCTCCCTTCGCCGGAGCCGTCACTGTCACCGTCAAGCCGGGGGAGACGGTCAAGGCAGGAGATACCGTGGCCACCATCGAGGCAATGAAGATGGAAGCATCCATTACGACGCCGGTGGCCGGCAAGGTGTCCCGCCTCGCCATCTCCGCGGTAGAGCAGGTCCAGGGCGGGGACCTGCTGCTGGTCATCGAACAGTAG
- a CDS encoding ParA family protein → MQVVSISSLKGGVGKTSVTTGLASAALAAGVRTLVVDLDPHADATTALGVQPGDQLDIGRMLKSPRRAKLAENVVRSSWADRATSNGSGPAVLDVAVGSAYTGIYDRPDLGRRDLRRLSSVLAGADDYQLVLVDCPPSLNGLTRMAWAASDKVALVAEPGLFSVAGTERTMRAIQLFRQEFAPNLSPAGIVANRVRSGSSEHTYRLAEMESMFGELLLSPRIPEQANWQQIQGAAHPVHNWPGDSAKSAAALFDDLLSNLMAAGSGLRSRAR, encoded by the coding sequence GTGCAAGTAGTCAGCATCAGCAGCCTCAAGGGTGGAGTCGGCAAGACTTCCGTCACCACAGGATTGGCGTCTGCGGCGCTGGCCGCAGGAGTCCGCACGCTGGTGGTGGACCTCGATCCGCACGCCGATGCCACCACGGCCCTCGGCGTCCAGCCAGGCGACCAGCTGGATATCGGCAGAATGCTGAAGAGCCCGCGCCGGGCCAAGCTGGCAGAGAATGTAGTGCGCAGCAGCTGGGCCGACCGTGCCACGTCCAACGGTTCCGGACCTGCCGTCCTCGATGTCGCCGTCGGCTCTGCCTACACCGGAATCTATGACCGTCCGGACCTTGGCCGCCGCGATCTCCGCCGGTTGTCCTCCGTACTCGCCGGCGCAGACGATTACCAGCTTGTCCTGGTGGACTGCCCTCCCTCACTCAACGGCCTGACCCGCATGGCTTGGGCAGCAAGTGACAAGGTTGCCCTGGTCGCCGAGCCCGGCCTGTTCTCGGTGGCCGGTACCGAACGGACCATGCGAGCCATCCAGCTGTTCAGGCAGGAGTTCGCGCCCAACCTTTCCCCCGCAGGAATCGTGGCCAACAGGGTCCGGAGCGGTTCCTCGGAACACACCTACCGGCTGGCGGAGATGGAGTCGATGTTCGGCGAACTCCTGCTCAGCCCGCGAATTCCCGAGCAGGCCAACTGGCAGCAGATCCAGGGCGCCGCCCACCCCGTGCACAACTGGCCCGGCGATTCGGCCAAGTCCGCAGCCGCCCTGTTCGATGACCTGCTGTCCAACCTGATGGCTGCAGGATCCGGGCTGCGCAGCCGCGCCCGCTAG
- a CDS encoding MerR family transcriptional regulator, producing MSPKGEAGGLKQPTAGVAVPVSGAQGLLFTEDLPVLDEDAGYRGPTACKAAGITYRQLDYWARTGLVEPAVRGAAGSGSQRLYGFRDILVLKVVKRLLDTGVSLQQIRTAVEHLRERGVEDLAQITLMSDGASVYECTSADEVIDLVQGGQGVFGIAVGRVWREVEGSLASLPSEHAAEQSFPDDELSKRRAARKIS from the coding sequence GTGAGTCCCAAAGGCGAAGCAGGCGGGCTTAAACAGCCCACGGCCGGTGTTGCTGTGCCCGTGAGCGGTGCACAGGGCCTCCTGTTCACCGAAGACCTGCCGGTACTGGATGAAGACGCCGGCTACCGGGGTCCCACCGCCTGCAAGGCCGCCGGTATCACCTACCGCCAGCTGGACTACTGGGCGCGCACCGGCCTGGTCGAGCCTGCTGTCCGCGGCGCAGCAGGATCGGGGTCCCAGCGGCTTTACGGGTTCCGCGACATCCTGGTGCTCAAGGTGGTCAAACGGCTCCTGGACACCGGTGTCTCGCTGCAGCAGATCCGCACCGCCGTGGAACACCTGCGGGAACGTGGAGTTGAGGACCTGGCCCAGATCACGCTCATGAGCGACGGTGCCAGCGTCTACGAATGCACCTCAGCTGACGAGGTCATTGACCTGGTTCAAGGCGGCCAGGGCGTCTTCGGCATCGCCGTAGGACGTGTATGGCGCGAGGTCGAAGGAAGCCTTGCCTCGCTGCCCAGTGAGCACGCCGCCGAGCAGTCCTTTCCGGACGACGAACTGAGTAAGCGGCGGGCAGCGCGGAAAATCAGCTGA
- the gcvH gene encoding glycine cleavage system protein GcvH codes for MSNIPEDLSYTAEHEWVTSPNADGVVRVGITDFAQDALGDVVYAQMPEVGTKITANEVVGEVESTKSVSDIYAPVSGEVVARNESLDSDSALINSDPYGDGWLIEIKLAEADAVESLLSASEYEQQVG; via the coding sequence ATGAGCAACATTCCCGAAGACCTGTCCTACACCGCCGAACACGAGTGGGTAACCTCCCCGAATGCCGACGGCGTGGTCCGCGTGGGAATCACCGATTTTGCCCAGGACGCCCTTGGGGATGTCGTCTACGCCCAGATGCCAGAGGTTGGCACGAAGATTACGGCAAACGAAGTGGTGGGCGAGGTCGAGTCCACCAAGAGCGTCAGCGACATCTACGCCCCGGTTTCCGGTGAAGTTGTGGCCCGCAACGAGTCCCTGGACAGCGATTCGGCCCTGATCAACAGCGATCCCTACGGTGATGGCTGGCTCATCGAGATCAAACTGGCCGAAGCTGACGCCGTTGAGTCCCTGCTCAGTGCATCCGAGTACGAACAACAGGTAGGCTAA